A single window of Danio rerio strain Tuebingen ecotype United States chromosome 15, GRCz12tu, whole genome shotgun sequence DNA harbors:
- the cluha gene encoding clustered mitochondria protein homolog isoform X3, with protein sequence MNGDAGHDQAEEADSKQDGSGDADQAEDANEQEVIVIQDTGFTVKIQAPGTEPFDLQVSPQEMVQEIHQVLMDREDTCHRTCFSLQLDGNVLDNFAELKSIEGLQEGSLLKVVEEPYTVREARIHVRHIRDLLKSLDPSDAYNGVDCNSLSFLSVFSEGDLGDTGKRKKKGSELEQIDCTPPEHILPGSKERPLVPLQPQNKDWKPMQCLKVLTMSSWNPPPGNRKMHGDLMYLYIVTVEDRHVSITASTRGFYLNQSTTYNFSPKPANPSFLSHSLVELLSQISAAFKKNFTTLQKKRVQRHPFERIATPFQVYSWTAPQIDHAMDCVRAEDAYTSRLGYEEHIPGQTRDWNEELQTTRELSRKNLPERLLRERAIFKVHSDFAAAATRGAMAVIDGNVMAINPGEETRMQMFIWNNIFFSLGFDVRDHYRELGGDSAAHAAPTNDLNGVRAYSAVDVEGLYTLGTVVVDYRGYRVTAQSIIPGILEREQEQSVIYGSIDFGKTVVSHPKYLELLEKTSRPLKVQRHAVLNEKDSAVELCSSVECKGIIGNDGRHYILDLLRTFPPDLNFLPVEGEELTPESQKLGFPRQHRHRLACLRQELIEAFVEHRYLLFMKMAALQLMQQKANKDKTAALQDSNAAGAGSENKPLALESCDGTPDSPTSSESTLTPEDSEATTISENSSAENQEAMTEVPIASINGTHEPLAAERQNGGCDGPLEDPKSREVVLNACKAVGSISNTSFDIRFNPDIFSPGVRFPDDSNEDIQKQKQLLKDAAAFLVSCQIPSLVKDCLDHSSLPMDGATLTEALHQRGINVRYLGTVLEFMDNMPAKAQLEHIYRIGISELITRCAKHIFKTYLQGVDLSALSAAVSHFLNCLLSSFPDAVAHLPADELVSRKKSRKRRNRVPGGGDNTAWASLTPSELWKNITSEAHGYYNFSLQCESVDQAVEKYGLQKITLLREISIKTGIQILIKEYNFDSRHKPAFTEEDILNIFPVVKHVNPKASDAFHFFQSGQAKVQQGFLKEGCELINEALNLFNNVYGAMHVEICACLRLLARLNYIMGDHPEALSNQQKAVLMSERVLGIEHPNTIQEYMHLALYCFANGQLSTALKLLYRARYLMLVVCGEDHPEMALLDSNIGLVLHGVMEYDLSLRFLENALAINTKYHGPRSLKVALSHHLVARVYESKAEFRSALQHEKEGYTIYKNQVGEAHEKTKESSEYLKYLTQQAVALQRTMNEIYKNGSNASIMPLKFTAPSMASVLEQLNIINGIIFIPLSQKDLENLKAEVQRRQLMQDSGKIQEQQGSHLELDDKLPVDD encoded by the exons ATGAACGGGGATGCGGGTCATGATCAGGCGGAGGAGGCCGACTCAAAGCAGGACGGCAGTGGCGACGCAGACCAAGCAGAAGATGCTAACGAACAAGAAGTAATCGTAATTCAAGACACTGGCTTCACTGTGAAGATCCAAGCACCAGGAACCGAACCCTTTGACCTTCAG GTGTCTCCACAAGAGATGGTACAGGAGATTCATCAAGTTCTGATGGACCGGGAGGACACCTGCCATCGCACCTGCTTCTCCTTACAGCTCGACGGAAATGTTCTTGACAACTTTGCCGAGCTGAAATCCATCGAGGGCCTTCAGGAAGGCTCGCTTCTCAAAGTGGTCGAAG AGCCCTACACAGTGCGTGAAGCTCGCATTCATGTCCGTCACATCAGGGACCTGCTGAAGAGCCTGGACCCATCAGATGCTTATAATGGAGTAGACTGCAACTCCCTCTCCTTCCTCAGCGTCTTCTCAGAAGGAGATCTTGGAG ATACTGGCAAGCGCAAAAAGAAGGGCAGTGAACTTGAGCAGATTGATTGCACACCTCCCGAACACATTCTGCCAGGCAGCAAAGAGCGTCCTTTAGTTCCCCTTCAGCCACAAAACAAAGACTGGAAG CCTATGCAGTGCCTGAAGGTTTTGACCATGAGTAGCTGGAACCCTCCGCCCGGCAACAGGAAAATGCACGGTGACCTCATGTATCTGTACATCGTGACTGTTGAGGACAGACACGTCAGCATCACTGCCTCCACACGCGGATTCTACCTCAATCA GTCCACTACTTATAACTTCAGCCCCAAGCCAGCCAATCCCAGCTTCCTCAGTCACTCTTTAGTGGAACTACTAAGCCAGATCAGCGCTGCCTTTAAGAAGAACTTCACCACTCTGCAGAAGAAGAG GGTTCAGAGGCATCCATTTGAGAGAATAGCCACTCCCTTTCAAGTGTACAGCTGGACTGCACCACAGATTGATCATGCTATGGACTGTGTGAGAGCAGAGGACGCCTACACCTCCCGACTGGGTTATGAGGAGCACATACCTGGCCAA ACTAGAGACTGGAACGAGGAGCTTCAGACAACCAGAGAACTTTCTCGAAAGAACCTTCCAGAGCGCCTGCTTAGAGAGCGAGCCATATTCAAG GTTCATAGTGACTTTGCCGCTGCGGCGACCCGTGGTGCGATGGCGGTCATTGATGGCAACGTCATGGCCATCAACCCTGGTGAGGAAACGCGCATGCAGATGTTCATCTGGAACAACATCTTCTTCAGCTTAGGTTTTGACGTGCGCGACCACTACAGGGAGCTCGGCGGAGACTCTGCTGCCCATGCCGCCCCTACCAATGACCTGAACGGGGTGCGAGCATACAGCGCTGTAGACGTGGAAGGACTCTACACTTTGGGAACAGTAGTGGTTGACTACAGAGGATACCGTGTAACTGCGCAGTCCATCATTCCAGGCATTTTGGAGCGAGAGCAGGAGCAGAGCGTCATCTATGGCTCCATTGATTTTGGCAAGACTGTAGTGTCGCATCCAAAATATCTGGAGCTGCTGGAGAAGACCAGTCGCCCGCTGAAGGTGCAGCGCCATGCGGTGCTCAATGAGAAGGACAGCGCTGTTGAGCTTTGCTCCTCGGTGGAGTGTAAGGGTATCATTGGCAATGATGGCCGACATTATATCTTGGACCTTTTGCGCACTTTCCCTCCAGACCTGAATTTCCTGCCGGTGGAGGGGGAGGAGCTCACCCCCGAGAGCCAGAAGCTGGGCTTCCCCAGACAGCATCGCCATCGTCTGGCCTGCTTACGTCAGGAGCTCATAGAGGCCTTTGTTGAGCACAG ataTCTCCTTTTCATGAAGATGGCAGCACTCCAACTAATGCAGCAGAAAGCAAACAAAGacaagactgcagctctgcaggaCTCAAATGCTGCAGGTGCTGGATCTGAAAACAAACCTCTGGCTCTAGAATCCTGTGATGGCACACCAGACTCTCCGACTTCATCTGAATCCACGCTGACCCCTGAAGACTCGGAGGCCACCACTATCTCAGAGAACTCTTCTGCTGAAAACCAGGAAGCCATGACCGAGGTTCCTATAGCAAGCATCAATGGTACCCATGAGCCTTTGGCTGCAGAGCGGCAGAACGGAGGCTGTGATGGGCCTCTGGAGG ACCCCAAAAGTCGTGAGGTGGTGCTTAATGCCTGTAAAGCTGTGGGCTCCATCAGCAACACTTCTTTCGACATTCGCTTCAACCCAGACATCTTTTCTCCAG GAGTACGTTTCCCGGATGACAGCAATGAAGACATTCAGAAACAGAAGCAGCTTCTCAAAGATGCTGCCGCCTTTCTTGTGTCCTGCCAGATCCCTTCTCTC GTGAAAGACTGTTTAGATCACAGCTCTCTGCCTATGGATGGAGCGACATTGACAGAAGCCCTTCATCAGCGTGGCATTAATGTGCGTTATCTTGGTACTGTGCTGGAGTTTATGGATAACATGCCTGCAAAAGCACAACTTGAACACATCTAC AGAATAGGAATCAGTGAACTGATCACCAGATGTGCAAAGCATATCTTCAAAACATATCTTCAG GGTGTGGATCTCTCTGCTTTATCCGCTGCGGTGAGCCACTTCCTCAACTGCCTCTTGAGCTCTTTCCCAGATGCAGTGGCTCACCTTCCTGCAGATGAGCTGGTGTCCCGCAAAAAGAGCCGCAAGAGACGCAACCGTGTCCCTGGTGGAGGAGACAACACGGCCTGGGCCAGCCTGACACCCAGCGAACTGTGGAAGAACATCACCTCTGAGGCACACGGCTACTATAACTTCAGTCTTCAATG TGAAAGCGTGGACCAGGCAGTGGAGAAGTACGGTTTGCAGAAGATCACCCTGCTGAGGGAGATCTCAATCAAGACTGGCATTCAG ATCTTGATAAAGGAGTACAACTTCGACAGCCGCCACAAGCCAGCCTTCACCGAGGAGGACATCCTGAACATTTTCCCTGTTGTGAAGCACGTCAACCCCAAAGCCTCAGATGCCTTCCATTTCTTCCAGAGCGGACAGGCCAAGGTTCAGCAAG GCTTTCTAAAAGAGGGTTGTGAGCTCATCAACGAGGCCTTGAACCTCTTCAACAATGTGTATGGAGCCATGCATGTGGAGATCTGTGCCTGCCTGCGTCTTCTGGCTCGACTCAACTACATCATGGGCGATCACCCAGAG GCTCTGAGCAACCAGCAGAAGGCTGTGCTGATGAGTGAGAGAGTGCTGGGTATTGAACATCCCAATACTATTCAAGAATAT ATGCACTTAGCACTGTACTGCTTTGCTAACGGTCAGCTGTCCACTGCCCTGAAGCTGCTGTATCGTGCTCGCTACCTCATGCTCGTGGTCTGTGGAGAGGACCATCCTGAAATGGCTCTGCTCGAT AGCAATATTGGTCTGGTGCTTCATGGTGTGATGGAGTATGACCTGTCTCTGCGTTTCCTGGAGAACGCGCTGGCCATCAACACAAAATACCACGGGCCGCGATCCTTGAAAGTAGCCCTCAG TCATCACCTGGTGGCCAGAGTTTATGAGAGCAAGGCTGAGTTTCGCTCTGCACTTCAGCATGAGAAGGAGGGATATACTATATACAAGAACCAG GTTGGCGAAGCACATGAGAAGACAAAGGAGAGCTCAGAGTACTTGAAGTACCTCACGCAGCAGGCCGTGGCTCTACAGAGAACCATGAACGAGATCTACAAAAACGGCTCCAATGCTAGCATAATGCCTCTCAAG TTTACGGCACCAAGCATGGCCAGTGTTCTGGAGCAGCTTAATATCATCAATGGCATCATCTTTATTCCCCTTAG
- the cluha gene encoding clustered mitochondria protein homolog isoform X2: MNGDAGHDQAEEADSKQDGSGDADQAEDANEQEVIVIQDTGFTVKIQAPGTEPFDLQVSPQEMVQEIHQVLMDREDTCHRTCFSLQLDGNVLDNFAELKSIEGLQEGSLLKVVEEPYTVREARIHVRHIRDLLKSLDPSDAYNGVDCNSLSFLSVFSEGDLGDTGKRKKKGSELEQIDCTPPEHILPGSKERPLVPLQPQNKDWKPMQCLKVLTMSSWNPPPGNRKMHGDLMYLYIVTVEDRHVSITASTRGFYLNQSTTYNFSPKPANPSFLSHSLVELLSQISAAFKKNFTTLQKKRVQRHPFERIATPFQVYSWTAPQIDHAMDCVRAEDAYTSRLGYEEHIPGQTRDWNEELQTTRELSRKNLPERLLRERAIFKVHSDFAAAATRGAMAVIDGNVMAINPGEETRMQMFIWNNIFFSLGFDVRDHYRELGGDSAAHAAPTNDLNGVRAYSAVDVEGLYTLGTVVVDYRGYRVTAQSIIPGILEREQEQSVIYGSIDFGKTVVSHPKYLELLEKTSRPLKVQRHAVLNEKDSAVELCSSVECKGIIGNDGRHYILDLLRTFPPDLNFLPVEGEELTPESQKLGFPRQHRHRLACLRQELIEAFVEHRYLLFMKMAALQLMQQKANKDKTAALQDSNAAGAGSENKPLALESCDGTPDSPTSSESTLTPEDSEATTISENSSAENQEAMTEVPIASINGTHEPLAAERQNGGCDGPLEGKEADENIPGLAQAKELAESLAAEDGSGIDPKSREVVLNACKAVGSISNTSFDIRFNPDIFSPGVRFPDDSNEDIQKQKQLLKDAAAFLVSCQIPSLVKDCLDHSSLPMDGATLTEALHQRGINVRYLGTVLEFMDNMPAKAQLEHIYRIGISELITRCAKHIFKTYLQGVDLSALSAAVSHFLNCLLSSFPDAVAHLPADELVSRKKSRKRRNRVPGGGDNTAWASLTPSELWKNITSEAHGYYNFSLQCESVDQAVEKYGLQKITLLREISIKTGIQILIKEYNFDSRHKPAFTEEDILNIFPVVKHVNPKASDAFHFFQSGQAKVQQGFLKEGCELINEALNLFNNVYGAMHVEICACLRLLARLNYIMGDHPEALSNQQKAVLMSERVLGIEHPNTIQEYMHLALYCFANGQLSTALKLLYRARYLMLVVCGEDHPEMALLDSNIGLVLHGVMEYDLSLRFLENALAINTKYHGPRSLKVALSHHLVARVYESKAEFRSALQHEKEGYTIYKNQVGEAHEKTKESSEYLKYLTQQAVALQRTMNEIYKNGSNASIMPLKFTAPSMASVLEQLNIINGIIFIPLSQKDLENLKAEVQRRQLMQDSGKIQEQQGSHLELDDKLPVDD, translated from the exons ATGAACGGGGATGCGGGTCATGATCAGGCGGAGGAGGCCGACTCAAAGCAGGACGGCAGTGGCGACGCAGACCAAGCAGAAGATGCTAACGAACAAGAAGTAATCGTAATTCAAGACACTGGCTTCACTGTGAAGATCCAAGCACCAGGAACCGAACCCTTTGACCTTCAG GTGTCTCCACAAGAGATGGTACAGGAGATTCATCAAGTTCTGATGGACCGGGAGGACACCTGCCATCGCACCTGCTTCTCCTTACAGCTCGACGGAAATGTTCTTGACAACTTTGCCGAGCTGAAATCCATCGAGGGCCTTCAGGAAGGCTCGCTTCTCAAAGTGGTCGAAG AGCCCTACACAGTGCGTGAAGCTCGCATTCATGTCCGTCACATCAGGGACCTGCTGAAGAGCCTGGACCCATCAGATGCTTATAATGGAGTAGACTGCAACTCCCTCTCCTTCCTCAGCGTCTTCTCAGAAGGAGATCTTGGAG ATACTGGCAAGCGCAAAAAGAAGGGCAGTGAACTTGAGCAGATTGATTGCACACCTCCCGAACACATTCTGCCAGGCAGCAAAGAGCGTCCTTTAGTTCCCCTTCAGCCACAAAACAAAGACTGGAAG CCTATGCAGTGCCTGAAGGTTTTGACCATGAGTAGCTGGAACCCTCCGCCCGGCAACAGGAAAATGCACGGTGACCTCATGTATCTGTACATCGTGACTGTTGAGGACAGACACGTCAGCATCACTGCCTCCACACGCGGATTCTACCTCAATCA GTCCACTACTTATAACTTCAGCCCCAAGCCAGCCAATCCCAGCTTCCTCAGTCACTCTTTAGTGGAACTACTAAGCCAGATCAGCGCTGCCTTTAAGAAGAACTTCACCACTCTGCAGAAGAAGAG GGTTCAGAGGCATCCATTTGAGAGAATAGCCACTCCCTTTCAAGTGTACAGCTGGACTGCACCACAGATTGATCATGCTATGGACTGTGTGAGAGCAGAGGACGCCTACACCTCCCGACTGGGTTATGAGGAGCACATACCTGGCCAA ACTAGAGACTGGAACGAGGAGCTTCAGACAACCAGAGAACTTTCTCGAAAGAACCTTCCAGAGCGCCTGCTTAGAGAGCGAGCCATATTCAAG GTTCATAGTGACTTTGCCGCTGCGGCGACCCGTGGTGCGATGGCGGTCATTGATGGCAACGTCATGGCCATCAACCCTGGTGAGGAAACGCGCATGCAGATGTTCATCTGGAACAACATCTTCTTCAGCTTAGGTTTTGACGTGCGCGACCACTACAGGGAGCTCGGCGGAGACTCTGCTGCCCATGCCGCCCCTACCAATGACCTGAACGGGGTGCGAGCATACAGCGCTGTAGACGTGGAAGGACTCTACACTTTGGGAACAGTAGTGGTTGACTACAGAGGATACCGTGTAACTGCGCAGTCCATCATTCCAGGCATTTTGGAGCGAGAGCAGGAGCAGAGCGTCATCTATGGCTCCATTGATTTTGGCAAGACTGTAGTGTCGCATCCAAAATATCTGGAGCTGCTGGAGAAGACCAGTCGCCCGCTGAAGGTGCAGCGCCATGCGGTGCTCAATGAGAAGGACAGCGCTGTTGAGCTTTGCTCCTCGGTGGAGTGTAAGGGTATCATTGGCAATGATGGCCGACATTATATCTTGGACCTTTTGCGCACTTTCCCTCCAGACCTGAATTTCCTGCCGGTGGAGGGGGAGGAGCTCACCCCCGAGAGCCAGAAGCTGGGCTTCCCCAGACAGCATCGCCATCGTCTGGCCTGCTTACGTCAGGAGCTCATAGAGGCCTTTGTTGAGCACAG ataTCTCCTTTTCATGAAGATGGCAGCACTCCAACTAATGCAGCAGAAAGCAAACAAAGacaagactgcagctctgcaggaCTCAAATGCTGCAGGTGCTGGATCTGAAAACAAACCTCTGGCTCTAGAATCCTGTGATGGCACACCAGACTCTCCGACTTCATCTGAATCCACGCTGACCCCTGAAGACTCGGAGGCCACCACTATCTCAGAGAACTCTTCTGCTGAAAACCAGGAAGCCATGACCGAGGTTCCTATAGCAAGCATCAATGGTACCCATGAGCCTTTGGCTGCAGAGCGGCAGAACGGAGGCTGTGATGGGCCTCTGGAGGGTAAGGAAGCTGATGAAAATATTCCCGGACTTGCCCAAGCTAAAGAGCTGGCCGAGTCCTTAGCAGCAGAAGATGGATCCGGTATCG ACCCCAAAAGTCGTGAGGTGGTGCTTAATGCCTGTAAAGCTGTGGGCTCCATCAGCAACACTTCTTTCGACATTCGCTTCAACCCAGACATCTTTTCTCCAG GAGTACGTTTCCCGGATGACAGCAATGAAGACATTCAGAAACAGAAGCAGCTTCTCAAAGATGCTGCCGCCTTTCTTGTGTCCTGCCAGATCCCTTCTCTC GTGAAAGACTGTTTAGATCACAGCTCTCTGCCTATGGATGGAGCGACATTGACAGAAGCCCTTCATCAGCGTGGCATTAATGTGCGTTATCTTGGTACTGTGCTGGAGTTTATGGATAACATGCCTGCAAAAGCACAACTTGAACACATCTAC AGAATAGGAATCAGTGAACTGATCACCAGATGTGCAAAGCATATCTTCAAAACATATCTTCAG GGTGTGGATCTCTCTGCTTTATCCGCTGCGGTGAGCCACTTCCTCAACTGCCTCTTGAGCTCTTTCCCAGATGCAGTGGCTCACCTTCCTGCAGATGAGCTGGTGTCCCGCAAAAAGAGCCGCAAGAGACGCAACCGTGTCCCTGGTGGAGGAGACAACACGGCCTGGGCCAGCCTGACACCCAGCGAACTGTGGAAGAACATCACCTCTGAGGCACACGGCTACTATAACTTCAGTCTTCAATG TGAAAGCGTGGACCAGGCAGTGGAGAAGTACGGTTTGCAGAAGATCACCCTGCTGAGGGAGATCTCAATCAAGACTGGCATTCAG ATCTTGATAAAGGAGTACAACTTCGACAGCCGCCACAAGCCAGCCTTCACCGAGGAGGACATCCTGAACATTTTCCCTGTTGTGAAGCACGTCAACCCCAAAGCCTCAGATGCCTTCCATTTCTTCCAGAGCGGACAGGCCAAGGTTCAGCAAG GCTTTCTAAAAGAGGGTTGTGAGCTCATCAACGAGGCCTTGAACCTCTTCAACAATGTGTATGGAGCCATGCATGTGGAGATCTGTGCCTGCCTGCGTCTTCTGGCTCGACTCAACTACATCATGGGCGATCACCCAGAG GCTCTGAGCAACCAGCAGAAGGCTGTGCTGATGAGTGAGAGAGTGCTGGGTATTGAACATCCCAATACTATTCAAGAATAT ATGCACTTAGCACTGTACTGCTTTGCTAACGGTCAGCTGTCCACTGCCCTGAAGCTGCTGTATCGTGCTCGCTACCTCATGCTCGTGGTCTGTGGAGAGGACCATCCTGAAATGGCTCTGCTCGAT AGCAATATTGGTCTGGTGCTTCATGGTGTGATGGAGTATGACCTGTCTCTGCGTTTCCTGGAGAACGCGCTGGCCATCAACACAAAATACCACGGGCCGCGATCCTTGAAAGTAGCCCTCAG TCATCACCTGGTGGCCAGAGTTTATGAGAGCAAGGCTGAGTTTCGCTCTGCACTTCAGCATGAGAAGGAGGGATATACTATATACAAGAACCAG GTTGGCGAAGCACATGAGAAGACAAAGGAGAGCTCAGAGTACTTGAAGTACCTCACGCAGCAGGCCGTGGCTCTACAGAGAACCATGAACGAGATCTACAAAAACGGCTCCAATGCTAGCATAATGCCTCTCAAG TTTACGGCACCAAGCATGGCCAGTGTTCTGGAGCAGCTTAATATCATCAATGGCATCATCTTTATTCCCCTTAG